One genomic window of Cetobacterium ceti includes the following:
- a CDS encoding EpsG family protein — MGIYIFIYLYNAILAIAQIFVFKNKRMNLMLILGSFITINLFSCLVYSNGGDWGLYQGMYLKIPPLSTLDFEKIFRYIKGNEFGTSLIMSVGKIYTNNYEIFKYILLTLILMYIYIFLEKKTRYTLFVISIYLSENLLPAFFEPILRQLLALVIFLFAMEDLIKKRKIYFFKVFLAYLFHSSAIILFPIFFVKRKIYKKKNLLILFLGLMMGIFILPEFIKIIVKNISYLNVYSYYLNSDRFIGKGLNLNRLVVLTIKIIIFMIPIFYLNGKIKKRQTATILFYNLTILYVSIYILQQSVEILVRFNVYFNLFYFILVEKMIGKIKLRKNKLKVLGFFLIYFFLSYWKNIDTFKERYIPYTNYIVEILNNRDYKNQWEKIRKNKVMSDVLKWEKR; from the coding sequence ATGGGAATATATATTTTTATATATTTATATAATGCCATTTTAGCAATAGCTCAAATATTTGTATTTAAAAATAAAAGAATGAATTTGATGTTAATTTTAGGAAGCTTTATTACTATTAATTTATTTTCATGTTTAGTTTATTCAAATGGTGGGGATTGGGGCTTATATCAAGGGATGTATTTAAAAATACCACCATTAAGCACATTGGATTTTGAAAAAATTTTTAGATATATAAAAGGAAATGAATTTGGAACAAGTTTAATAATGTCAGTTGGGAAGATATATACGAACAACTATGAAATATTTAAATATATTTTGCTAACACTAATTTTAATGTATATTTATATATTTTTAGAAAAAAAAACAAGATATACATTATTTGTAATAAGTATCTATCTTAGTGAAAATTTACTTCCTGCTTTTTTTGAACCGATATTAAGACAGCTATTAGCTTTAGTTATATTTTTATTTGCAATGGAAGATTTAATAAAAAAAAGAAAAATTTATTTTTTTAAAGTATTTTTAGCATATTTATTTCACAGCTCAGCAATTATATTATTTCCAATATTTTTTGTAAAAAGAAAAATTTATAAAAAGAAAAATTTATTAATATTATTTTTAGGATTAATGATGGGAATATTTATATTACCAGAGTTTATTAAAATTATTGTAAAAAATATAAGTTATTTAAATGTATATTCCTATTATTTAAATTCGGATAGATTTATTGGAAAGGGATTAAATTTAAATAGATTAGTAGTCTTAACTATAAAAATTATTATTTTTATGATTCCTATATTTTATTTAAATGGGAAAATAAAAAAAAGACAAACAGCAACAATTTTATTTTATAATTTAACAATTTTATATGTAAGCATATATATATTACAACAATCAGTAGAAATTTTAGTTAGGTTTAATGTATATTTTAATTTATTTTATTTTATTTTGGTAGAAAAAATGATTGGAAAAATAAAACTACGAAAAAATAAATTAAAAGTATTAGGATTTTTTCTAATATATTTTTTTCTAAGTTATTGGAAAAATATTGATACTTTTAAAGAAAGATATATTCCGTATACAAATTATATAGTTGAGATTTTAAATAACCGCGATTATAAAAATCAATGGGAAAAAATAAGAAAAAATAAAGTGATGAGTGATGTTTTGAAATGGGAGAAAAGATGA